In Choloepus didactylus isolate mChoDid1 chromosome 6, mChoDid1.pri, whole genome shotgun sequence, one DNA window encodes the following:
- the IFT46 gene encoding intraflagellar transport protein 46 homolog, with amino-acid sequence MADNSSDEFEEENNKEKKKTSQLTPQRGFSENDDDDDDSSETDSDEDDDDEEHGAPREGAYDPADYEHLPVSAEIKELFQYISRYTPQLIDLDHKLKPFIPDFIPAVGDIDAFLKVPRPDGKPDNLGLLVLDEPSTKQSDPTVLSLWLTENSKQHNITQHVKVKSLEDAEKNPKAIDTWIESISELHRSKPPATVHYTRPMPDIDTLMQEWSPDFEELLGKVSLPTAEIDCSLAEYIDMICAILDIPIYKSRIQSLHLLFSLYSEFKNSQHFKALAEGKKAFTPPSNSASQVGDAETLTFS; translated from the exons ATGGCTGATAACAGCAGTGATGAGTTTGAAGAGGAAAATAACAAG GAGAAGAAGAAGACCTCACAGTTGACACCTCAGCGGGGCTTTagtgaaaatgatgatgatgatgacgactcATCTGAAACCGAttctgatgaagatgatgatgatgaagagcATGGAGCCCCCCGGGAAGG GGCTTATGATCCTGCAGATTATGAGCATTTGCCAGTTTCTGCTGAGATTAAGGAACTTTTCCAGTATATCAGTAG GTACACACCTCAGTTGATTGATCTGGACCACAAACTGAaacctttcattcctgattttatccCAGCTGTTGGGGATATTGATGCATTCTTAAAG GTCCCACGCCCTGATGGAAAGCCTGACAACCTTGGTCTCTTGGTATTGGATGAGCCTTCTACAAAGCAGTCAGACCCTACAGTGCTCTCACTCTGGTTAACAGAGAATTCCAAGCAGCACAACATCACA CAACATGTGAAAGTAAAGAGCCTGGAAGATGCAGAAAAGAATCCCAAAGCCATTGACACATGGATTGAGAGCATCTCTGAGTTACATCGTTCTAAGCCCCCTGCGACTGTGCACTATACAAG GCCCATGCCTGATATTGACACGCTAATGCAAGAATGGTCCCCAGATTTTGAAGAGCTTTTGGGCAAG GTGAGCCTGCCCACTGCAGAGATTGATTGCAGCCTGGCAGAGTATATTGACATGATCTGTG ccaTCCTAGACATCCCTATCTACAAGAGTCGGATTCAGTCCCTCCACCTGCTCTTTTCCCTGTACTCTGAATTCAAGAATTCACAG CATTTTAAAGCTCTAGCTGAGGGCAAGAAAGCATTCACCCCTCCATCCAACTCTGCCTCCCAAGTTGGAGATGCAGAGACATTAACCTTTAGCTGA